The proteins below come from a single Juglans regia cultivar Chandler chromosome 12, Walnut 2.0, whole genome shotgun sequence genomic window:
- the LOC109010362 gene encoding cytochrome b561 and DOMON domain-containing protein At3g61750-like has product MASLRSWVPKRNFLASFCVLILVLDLNVPALTDGSDNVGGDELSQLCGTHMSFLPSPYGNLSNLVCKPIWNTFILRYSQSEDHVLNIVLSAVYTTGWVGMGFSKDGMMVGSSAMVGWINTKGHARIKQYYLQGSKQGQVIPDKGELPLTVVPASVGLNGEMIYLAFQLKFQTQLARQPIVLAFGSSYPKNSHLSEHEDKTTIMVDFSAGSVSVASTDTSQMKKNHGILGIIGWGLILPIGALVPRYLKHKDPLWYYLHSVFQFVGFCIGLAGVVLGQRLYNIIQADFPTHRGIGIFVLVLSILQILAFFLRPNKEAKIRKSWNVYHHWVGRIALFFGALNIVLGIHIGGAGSDWKIGYGFLLGVTIVAVVVLESMAWMRRSEKTTTMDPSFQINPVE; this is encoded by the exons ATGGCAAGTTTGAGATCTTGGGTTCCGAAAAGAAACTTTCTTGCTAGCTTTTGTGTTTTGATTCTTGTCTTGGACCTGAACGTTCCTGCATTAACCGATGGCAGTGATAACGTTGGGGGTGATGAACTATCGCAGCTTTGTGGGACACATATGAGCTTCCTTCCTTCGCCGTACGGAAATTTATCTAATTTGGTCTGCAAACCCATTTGGAATACCTTTATCTTGAGG TACTCCCAGAGTGAAGATCATGTTCTGAACATTGTATTATCAGCTGTATACACCACTGGGTGGGTGGGAATGGGATTTTCCAAAGATGGAATGATGGTTGGTTCCAGTGCCATGGTTGGATGGATCAATACAAAGGGTCACGCAAGAATCAAGCAATACTATTTGCAAGGTTCCAAGCAAGGGCAAGTCATACCAGATAAAGGTGAATTGCCACTCACTGTTGTTCCTGCTTCTGTGGGGCTCAATGGGGAAATGATTTACTTGGCATTTCAGTTGAAATTTCAAACTCAACTTGCTCGCCAGCCCATTGTCTTGGCTTTTGGAAGCTCATATCCAAAGAACTCCCACCTATCCGAGCATGAGGATAAAACAACCATCATGGTCGACTTCTCTGCAG GTTCAGTGTCTGTTGCATCCACTGATACTAGCCAAATGAAGAAGAATCATGGGATATTGGGTATAATCGGATGGGGTCTGATCCTTCCTATTGGGGCACTTGTCCCCAGATACTTGAAGCATAAGGACCCTCTATGGTACTACCTTCATTCTGTTTTTCAATTTGTGGGGTTTTGCATTGGCCTTGCCGGCGTGGTACTTGGACAACGACTTTATAACATAATACAAGCCGATTTTCCAACGCACAGAGGCATCGGAATCTTTGTTCTTGTACTCAGTATTCTTCAG ATTCTGGCATTCTTTCTACGGCCAAACAAGGAGGCCAAGATTCGCAAGTCATGGAATGTGTACCACCATTGGGTTGGGAGGATTGCCCTCTTCTTTGGAGCTTTGAACATTGTGTTGGGAATCCATATTGGAGGTGCAGGGAGTGATTGGAAAATAGGCTACGGATTTCTTCTGGGTGTAACTATTGTTGCAGTCGTTGTTCTGGAATCAATGGCATGGATGAGAAGGTCAGAGAAGACAACTACCATGGATCCATCCTTCCAAATCAATCCAGTTGAATAA